ACGAGGCGCAGAACCTCACGCCGCACGAGGTCAAGACCATCATCACGCGCGCGGGGGAGGGGACCAAGATCGTCTTCACGGGCGATCCCTACCAGATCGACACGCCCTACCTGGATTCGCGCTCGAACGGACTCACCTACCTCATCGACAAGATGCGCGGTCAGGGCCTCTACGCCCACGTCACCCTCGAGAAGGGCGAGCGAAGCGAGCTCGCGGAGCTCGCGACAAACCTGCTATAGAAAGCGCGGATTCGAATCCGCGCTTTCAGGGTACCCCCGACCGTCACGCCCCCCTGACCCCAGAAATATATTTCCTTGCCCCCTCCGGGGGTACGGGAGCGGGAGTATCACATTTCCCCCAGATTCACGAACGCCTTATAGGGACACGACTGAACGCACACGCCGCACGAGGCGCAGTGCTCCCGGCTTATCGCCGGGGCGAGATATCCCTGCTGGGTGATCGCGGCGTGCGGGCAGCGTTTCACCATGGGACATGGGTGGTTCTGGGGACAGCGGTGGGGATCGACTGTTATCATTGCGTTTCTCCGAAAGATCAGGCACCGGGCTCGCCGGTGATCATTTTAGCGATGCGATGGAAATTTTCCGCGATGGTCTTCGCGCTCTTGCCGGTCTTGAGCTCGCGCGCCGCGATGAGGCGCATCGCCCTAAGGAGCGTTTCGGCATCGGGATTTTCGAAGCTGCCCCCGGTGGAGGCGATGGTCTCGCGGAGAAGCGATTCCGCGGCGGCCGGGCGATTCGCGGGGTCGAGTTCCTGGTTTACG
This window of the Spirochaetota bacterium genome carries:
- a CDS encoding 4Fe-4S ferredoxin, translated to MITVDPHRCPQNHPCPMVKRCPHAAITQQGYLAPAISREHCASCGVCVQSCPYKAFVNLGEM